The DNA sequence AGCTAATTCTGGATTTTTAACAAATATAAGTTTTCAAAATACTTTTAAAATTTTAAGTTTAAATATTTTAACTAATAAAATTGATTGGTTATTAGATATAAAATCAAAAATTATAATGACTGATTTACTTCCTGTTGGAAATGGATGGTATAGATATTTAACAGTTTAATTAAAATATATAATGTTTGTTACATTTAAAGATTTATTAAAATCTAAAATTTATATAGGGAATAATTATAAAAATATTTATATTAATAATTATAAATTTATATATAAAATAAAACATAATTATTGTATTTTAAATTTTACATTAATTATTTTATATTTATATAAATTATATTTATATATTTATAATATATCCTTACTTAATAATAAAATTTTATTTATTATTAATAATAATTTAATTACAAATTTAATTATTAATATATGTAATTTAACTAATAATTTTTACATTATTAAATGGGTACCTGGAATATTAACAAATTGGTATATGTTTAAAAAAAAAATTATTATATATTTATGGTTAGAAAAATTATTTAAAAATAATTATATCATTAATATATTATCAAAAAAATGTTTATATAATTTAAAAAATATTTATAATAAATTATATAAAAATATAAATGGTATAAAAAATATGAGTATATTACCTAAACATATTTGTTTATTAAATTATAATGGTTTAATATTAAAAGAAATTTTAAAATTAAAATTAATATTAATAAGTTTTATTAATTTAAGTTTAGATTCAAGTTATATAAATATAAAAATTTTAGGTAATTATAATAATTATAAATCTCTAAAATTAATATATAAAATAATATATACATCTATTATTCATAGTAAAATTAAAAGTATGTAAAAATAGTTTTAATTAAATAAAATTTATTATATTCAATATAATAATTATTTAAAATATACCAAAAATTAATAAATTTAATTAAGATTAAATTATATTTATTAATTATGATATATAATGTTTTTAAATGATTATATTTATATTTAATAATATTATATATATAATTATTTGAATTTTTACTTTTTAATACAATATTAATTTGTTTTTTTAAATATATATATTTTATTTTTTTATTATTTTTAAATTGTTTAAATAATAAATTTTTTTTTAATTTGTAATGTATATTAAATATCATTTCAATTTATATATAATTTTAAAAAGAGAAAATGGGATTCGAACCCATGAAATATTACTATTTTTTTGATCTCAAATCAAATACAATAAACCCCTCTGTCATTTCCCTTATTATATTTTAAATTTATATAATAAAATTTTAATTATATTTTTATTTAATTTAAATCCATATTTTAAATATTTCAATAATATATAATAAATACAAGAAATAATATTTAATTTTGGATTATAAATACCTAATTTAATTATATTCCATTTATTATATTTTTTAAAATATAAATAAATTTTATATGTTTTATATTTAGTTTTATTTGATTTAGAATATAAAAATATATTAGTCATTTAAATTATTTATATTTATTTTTATAAAAATACAAACAATGGAATTTGAATCCATATCTTTAATTTGGAAAATTAATATTTTACCTATTTAAACTATATTTGTTATTTTTATTATAATTATAATGAATAAATATTAAATTTTAAATTATAATATTGATTTAAAAAATAATATAAAATATATTTATTTTTATTAAAATATTCTTTATTATAAATTAATAATAAATCACTTATAGATTTATCAAAAATTAATTCTAATAATCTTTTTAATGGACGTGCTCCATATAAAGGATTGTAAGTTAATTTAATTATAAAATATTTTAAATTATTGTTAATAGATATAATAATATTTAATTTATTTAAATATAATTTTGTCTTTAATTCTGTTATAAATTTATTAAAAATTAAATTTAATGATTTGATATTTAATGGATTAAATATTAATATATTTGTTAATCTATTTAATAATTCAGGTTTAAAATAATTAGATATTTTACTTTTAATATTATTTTTTATATCTTTTAAATCTAATTCATTTAAATAATTTTTATTATTTAAATATTTATCATAATTTGTTGGACATCCTAAATTACTTGTTAATAAAATTATTGTATTTGTAAAATCAATTAATTTACCAGTAGTATCAGTTAATCTACCTTCATCTAATATTTGTAACATTATATTATATATATCAGGATGTGCTTTTTCTATTTCATCAAATAAAATAACACAATTTGGTTTATTATATACTTGTTCTGTTAATTGACCACCTTCTGAATAACCTATATAACCTGGAGGTGAACCTATTAATCTAGAAATAGAATGTTTTTCCATATATTCACTCATATCAAATCTTATTAATTCATTTTCAGATCCAAATAACTGTTTAGCTAATGTCTTTGCTAATTCTGTTTTACCTGTACCACTAGGACCACATAAAATCCAACTTCCTATAGGTTTATTTTTTGTTTTTAGTCCTATTAAGTTTTGTTTTATAGCTGGTATGATATTATTAAAAATATGATTTTGACCATGAATATTTTTATATAAATATTGTTCTAATTTAATTAAATTATATTTATTAATTTTATTATTTTTAAATAAATTAATTTTTGATACATTTAAATATTCAGCTATTGAATTTTTTATATCATTTATTGTTAATGAAGATTTTTGTTTTATTACAGTATTAGTAAATTTATAATTTAAAATTGTAGTATTAGAATTAAATAAATATTTTTTAGAACAAGAATTTTCTAATAAAATTAATGGGATTATAGGTGAATTTAAATTTGAAATATGTTTTTTACTTAAATTAATTAATTCATATAATAATTTATTAGATATATTTATTTTATAATAATTTATATAATTTTTAATATTATTTTTTAATATTAAAAATAATTGTAAAATTGATAAATCTTTTAATTTAATATTATTAAAAAAATAATTTTTATATAAATTATAAGATTTAAAATATAAATTATATTTTTCTTTATTTATAGGTATTATTATATGAATATTTGAATTACTAATTTTATTTAATAATAAATATAAATAATATAATTTATTATCGTCATCATTAAATAATTCAATGTTTTTTATAATTAAAATTAATTTATATTTATTATTTATAAAATAATTAGAAATATTTATTATTTTATTTATAATTGTATATATATCATAATTAAATAAATCATTTAATACCCAAATTTCTGTATTATATAAATATAAAGGTACTATTTTATTAATAATATTATTAGTTAAAATATTTAAAAAAGAAAATATATTTTCATTTTCACCTTCTATAAAAATATGTTTTTTTATATTTAAATTTAAAATTTGTAATAATTTAATATATTGTGTTTTATATATATTTATATTATTATAATTATAAATAAAATTTAAATTTAAAATATTTGTAGATATTTCTTTTAATTTTAATTGAATATTTATAGGAAAAGTTGTATTAGGAATATAATAATTGAAATTTAAATTTTTTAAATTTAAATATTTAAATAAATAATTAATTTCATTATTTTTTTCATTTAATAATAATATTAATAAATTTAAAGAATTAACTTTAAAATTACTATTATTTAATTTAATTAAAATATTAATAACTTTAGTAGAAAAAATAGTATTTATAATATTTTTATTATTATAATATGTATACTTAGATAATAATAAAGATATTAATTTATGAGTTATTAATTTTTTATTTATATGTAAAAATTGTGTACATAAATTATTAGTTAATAATAATCCTAATAATAAATGAATAGGCATTATAAAATAATTATTATATTTTAATGCGATATATTCAGCTTTTAAAAATATTATAATTAATTCATGTGTACAATATAAATTATTTAAGATCATAGTGTTATATTAAATGTTTATTATATTTAATTAAATTATTTGTAATAATATAAAATAATTGATTTATATTATAAAATAATAATTGAAATTTTTTATATAATAATATTTTATAAATTAAATATATATTATTTAATTTATTATATTTTTTATATAAATTAAATAAAGTATAATTATATGTAATTTTAAATGTTTTATTAGAATAAATATAAATAATAAATACATTTAATTTATATTTATTAATATATTCATTTATTTTTGTATTTAATAAATTTAAATTGATATTATATGATTTAAATTTATAATTTAAAATAGACATTAAATTAACTTTATTATTACCCTTATTTTTTATTGAAATTTTATATTTATATAAAAGAATCATTAATCGTTATATTTTTATTATATATACATGTCTTAAAGGATTTTAACCTTTATTATAAATTTTGGAAATTTATATTTTAATATTAAATTAAAGACATAATTTATATTACATATGAATAAAGAGATTCAAACTCTTATAACAATTTTGGTAAAATTGTATTTTATCATTAAATTATATTCATTTATATATTTAGAATAATAGGATTCGAACCTATATTAATGAAATCAAAATTCATTACCTTAACCATTTGGTTATATTCTATTATTATAATAATAATATTATAAGTCATTATAGCTCAATGGTAGAGCAATGGATTGAAGTTCCATGTGTTATCAGTTCAAATCTGATTTTTGACATTTATTTAATAATAAAATTATAAATAAAAAATTAATTAAATATTTATATATATTATATATAATTTTAAAATATTTTTTATTTATCAATATATATATTAATATAATTATATATATCCATATAAATAAATTATAAAAAAACATATTAAAATATTTTACTATTTTAATTATTTTTTTATTAAATATTTTATTTAAATTTTTATTAATTACTAACATTGTTAATTTATAATATTTGTTATAATTCCTGCTCCTATAGTTTTACCACCTTCTCTTATTGAGAATTTCATATTTAAAGTTAATACTATATAATGTTTTAATTCAATAGTTAATGTTAATTTATCTCCTGGTATAGCAACTTTTTGACTAATATTATTTAAATAAATCTCTTTAATTTCACCAGTAACATCTACAGTATATATGAAAAATTGAGGTTTATATCCAATATTAAATGGTTTATGACGACCTCCTTCATCTTTAGTTAATATATATACTTCAGCTGTGAACAATTTATATACTTTTAATTTATTAGGAGTAGCTAAAATCATACCTCTTTTAATATCTTTTTTCTGAACATTTCTTAATAATACTCCAACATTATCACCAGATTGAGCTTGTATTAATTGTTTTTTAAACATTTCTAATCCAATAACTGTTGTTAAAATAGAAGATTTTTCAAATTTTAAAAGTTCTACTTCATTATTTATATTTATACATCCTTGTTCAATTTTTCCAGTAACTACTGTACCTCTACCAGTAATTGAAAATACATCCTCAATAGACATAAAAAAATAATCATTTATATTTCTTATAGGTATTTGTATACTATCAATTATATTTATTAAATTATTTAATTTTTGTATCCAAATATTAGATTTAATTACTTCATAATTTTTATTTTTTTGTATAATATCAATTACATTTAATGCAGATCCAGTTAATATATGTATATTATTTAAATCAAAATTATATTTTGTTAATAATTCATTAATTTCTAATTTTATAAAATCAATTAACTCTTCATCGTTACATAAATCTTCTTTATTTAAAAAAATAATTAAATTTTTAATACCTATTTGTTTTATTAATAATAAATGTTCGTATGTCTGAGGCATAATTCCATCTATAATAGAAATAACTAAAATTGCTATATCCATTTGTGTAGCACCTATAATCATATTTTTAATATAATCTGAATGTCCTGGACAATCAATATGTGCACAATGTTTTGTTAAAGTTTCATACTCAATATGTGTTGTATTTATAGTTATACCTCTTATTTTTTCTTCAGGAGATGAATCAATATCAGAATAACTATATTTTTTTGATAATCCTTGTAGATTTAATAAATAAGATATAGCTGTTGTTAAAGTAGTTTTACCATGATCAACATGACCAATAGTACCTAAATTTATATGTTGTTTATTTCTTATAAATAATTTATTATTCATATTTTTAAAAATATATTTATAATAATTATATAAATAATAATATAATCAATTTTTTATTGTTTTTTATTTAATAAATATATATAAGTTCTATTTGATATAAATTGTTTTATTAAATTCAATTTCATTTTATATAAATCTCCTTCTTTATTATAACTTAAAATTAAATATTTACAAATAATTTTATATAATAAAGTATTTTTATTTTGTATTACTTTAATAAATAATTTATATACATTAAAAATAGATTTATTAAAAGAAATAATAATAGGAATATTATATTTAATTGTATTTATTTTTATTTTATAAAATGAAAATGGTAATAATAAATTTTTTATAGCTTTATTAAAAATAATTATACCAAATTTATTAGTTATTTTTTTTAATAAATATAATATATATATTAATAATTTTATACTTTTATTTAATTTACCTTTTTTTAAGAATATTTTAATAAAATATTTAAACAAAACTATCATTTTATATATAAATTTTTAAATTTTTTTAGTTCCATATTTAGATCTAGAAGTTTTTCTATTTTTAACTCCTATAGCATCTAATGCTCCTCTTATAACTTTATATCTAATACCAGGTAAATCTTTTACTCTACCTCCTTTAATTAAAACAAAATTATGTTCTTGAATTGACTTACCTTCACCAGGTATATAAGCTAATAATTCTTTATTATTAGATAATTTTATTTTAGCAACTTTTCTTAAAGCAGAATTCGGTTTTTTAGGAGTTTTAATTAATATTTTTAATACAATACCTTTTTTTTGAGGGCATTTATTTAATAAATAATTATTAGATTTATTAATTTTCTTAAATGATTTTGTTTTTTTTGTATATAATAACTTAGTAATTGTTAACATTATAATTAATATTTTCTTTTAGAAATTTTACATCCATTATAAGGTATAGAAGTTATATCAAATAATTTATTTATATTTAATTTTTTATTTTTATATTTAATATTTAATAATAATTTTAATATATGAATTCTATAAGAATTAATACCATTAAAAATAACATTTATTTTATATAAATTTTTATTAATTAAATATTTTATAATATTTATAGTTAAAATATTATTTGCTACTATAGTACTTTTTAACCTATTTTTAAAATTTTTTAAACAACCACAAGATATACTTTTTATATTTTTAATATAAATATATTTAAAATTTAATTGTTTATATTTAGAAATAGTTACTAATGTATTTTTTAAAGTTAATTTAAAATATAAAAAAATAATATAATTTGTATTCATTGAGTTTGTTTATGTTTTTTATTTTTACAAATAATATGTAATTTTTTAAAACGTCTTATTAATTGACAATTATTACATATTTTTTTTATAGAAGAACGTTTTTTCATTATCTATCTTATTTTATATTTAACTTTTTAATTTTATTATTAATAATATTATTTATTTTAATTTTAAAAATTTTATGAATATATAAATTCAATCTATATAAACTAAATTTTATTTTAAATATATTATTTTTTATATTAAAAATACTTATATTACTAATATTTAATAATAAATTAATATTATATAAACTTAACCCATTTATATATTTTAATATATATATTAAATATAAATTCTTATTTAAATAAACTATCATACTAAATTAAATAATATTAATAAAA is a window from the Plasmodium yoelii genome assembly PY17X01, chromosome : API genome containing:
- a CDS encoding apicoplast ribosomal protein S2, whose amino-acid sequence is MFVTFKDLLKSKIYIGNNYKNIYINNYKFIYKIKHNYCILNFTLIILYLYKLYLYIYNISLLNNKILFIINNNLITNLIINICNLTNNFYIIKWVPGILTNWYMFKKKIIIYLWLEKLFKNNYIINILSKKCLYNLKNIYNKLYKNINGIKNMSILPKHICLLNYNGLILKEILKLKLILISFINLSLDSSYINIKILGNYNNYKSLKLIYKIIYTSIIHSKIKSM
- a CDS encoding molecular chaperone, translating into MILNNLYCTHELIIIFLKAEYIALKYNNYFIMPIHLLLGLLLTNNLCTQFLHINKKLITHKLISLLLSKYTYYNNKNIINTIFSTKVINILIKLNNSNFKVNSLNLLILLLNEKNNEINYLFKYLNLKNLNFNYYIPNTTFPINIQLKLKEISTNILNLNFIYNYNNINIYKTQYIKLLQILNLNIKKHIFIEGENENIFSFLNILTNNIINKIVPLYLYNTEIWVLNDLFNYDIYTIINKIINISNYFINNKYKLILIIKNIELFNDDDNKLYYLYLLLNKISNSNIHIIIPINKEKYNLYFKSYNLYKNYFFNNIKLKDLSILQLFLILKNNIKNYINYYKINISNKLLYELINLSKKHISNLNSPIIPLILLENSCSKKYLFNSNTTILNYKFTNTVIKQKSSLTINDIKNSIAEYLNVSKINLFKNNKINKYNLIKLEQYLYKNIHGQNHIFNNIIPAIKQNLIGLKTKNKPIGSWILCGPSGTGKTELAKTLAKQLFGSENELIRFDMSEYMEKHSISRLIGSPPGYIGYSEGGQLTEQVYNKPNCVILFDEIEKAHPDIYNIMLQILDEGRLTDTTGKLIDFTNTIILLTSNLGCPTNYDKYLNNKNYLNELDLKDIKNNIKSKISNYFKPELLNRLTNILIFNPLNIKSLNLIFNKFITELKTKLYLNKLNIIISINNNLKYFIIKLTYNPLYGARPLKRLLELIFDKSISDLLLIYNKEYFNKNKYILYYFLNQYYNLKFNIYSL
- a CDS encoding elongation factor Tu, putative; protein product: MNNKLFIRNKQHINLGTIGHVDHGKTTLTTAISYLLNLQGLSKKYSYSDIDSSPEEKIRGITINTTHIEYETLTKHCAHIDCPGHSDYIKNMIIGATQMDIAILVISIIDGIMPQTYEHLLLIKQIGIKNLIIFLNKEDLCNDEELIDFIKLEINELLTKYNFDLNNIHILTGSALNVIDIIQKNKNYEVIKSNIWIQKLNNLINIIDSIQIPIRNINDYFFMSIEDVFSITGRGTVVTGKIEQGCININNEVELLKFEKSSILTTVIGLEMFKKQLIQAQSGDNVGVLLRNVQKKDIKRGMILATPNKLKVYKLFTAEVYILTKDEGGRHKPFNIGYKPQFFIYTVDVTGEIKEIYLNNISQKVAIPGDKLTLTIELKHYIVLTLNMKFSIREGGKTIGAGIITNIIN
- a CDS encoding apicoplast ribosomal protein S7: MIVLFKYFIKIFLKKGKLNKSIKLLIYILYLLKKITNKFGIIIFNKAIKNLLLPFSFYKIKINTIKYNIPIIISFNKSIFNVYKLFIKVIQNKNTLLYKIICKYLILSYNKEGDLYKMKLNLIKQFISNRTYIYLLNKKQ
- a CDS encoding apicoplast ribosomal protein S12; amino-acid sequence: MLTITKLLYTKKTKSFKKINKSNNYLLNKCPQKKGIVLKILIKTPKKPNSALRKVAKIKLSNNKELLAYIPGEGKSIQEHNFVLIKGGRVKDLPGIRYKVIRGALDAIGVKNRKTSRSKYGTKKI
- a CDS encoding apicoplast ribosomal protein S11, giving the protein MNTNYIIFLYFKLTLKNTLVTISKYKQLNFKYIYIKNIKSISCGCLKNFKNRLKSTIVANNILTINIIKYLINKNLYKINVIFNGINSYRIHILKLLLNIKYKNKKLNINKLFDITSIPYNGCKISKRKY
- a CDS encoding apicoplast ribosomal protein L36: MKKRSSIKKICNNCQLIRRFKKLHIICKNKKHKQTQ